A section of the Mangifera indica cultivar Alphonso chromosome 12, CATAS_Mindica_2.1, whole genome shotgun sequence genome encodes:
- the LOC123192757 gene encoding uncharacterized protein LOC123192757 produces the protein MGNNCCTSGSKKLTPTREMEFDSNTRSKKKLLPTPETVPFDSIKIKPPSPPSNTAPMVKLYGSPTSSITAYARFALLYKSVSPQFIASNMETTVQICAGFDSATGDRETLLRFVESRFPQPPLTEVTVIRDDYREKVYDDVTSPVIVRVVVLQHKSVRWHLERMVRWAKDLAQRGGKKAVDPAVGSPKMEMKKFGNSYSQLLDFLLEHAQMEERVVFPLLEMADRGLCKAVNEEHAKHLPIMNGIKEDIKSIGVLDSGTLIYQEALYNLSTRLKSLLGHCKEHFEEEERDLLPLVQATELSKEQQKKILVQCVNTMQGTHSHLFKVFLEGLLPQEAMLYLDLITDAVAKNQLSPSYL, from the exons ATGGGAAACAACTGTTGTACTTCTGGCTCTAAGAAATTAACTCCGACCCGGGAAATGGAGTTCGATTCCAACACTCGCTCCAAGAAGAAATTACTTCCCACTCCAGAAACGGTGCCCTTCGACTCCATCAAGATCAAGCCGCCGTCTCCGCCCTCTAACACAGCCCCCATGGTCAAGTTGTACGGCTCCCCCACCAGTTCTATCACCGCTTATGCTCGTTTTGCACTTCTCTACAAGTCTGTTTCTCCTCAGTTTATTGCTTCTAATATGGAAACCACTGTGCAAATCTGCGCCGGTTTTGACTCTGCCACTGGAGATAGGGAAACGTTACTACGTTTCGTGGAGAGTAGGTTTCCCCAACCTCCATTGACGGAGGTCACGGTGATACGAGATGATTACCGGGAGAAGGTTTATGATGACGTGACGTCGCCGGTTATCGTGAGGGTGGTGGTGCTGCAGCACAAGAGTGTGAGGTGGCACTTGGAGAGGATGGTGAGGTGGGCGAAGGATCTGGCGCAGCGCGGCGGGAAGAAGGCGGTGGATCCGGCGGTGGGGAGTCCAAAAATGGAGATGAAGAAGTTCGGCAATAGCTACTCGCAGCTGCTAGACTTCTTGTTGGAACACGCCCAAATGGAGGAGAGAGTTGTGTTTCCGCTGCTGGAAATGGCTGATCGAG GACTTTGCAAGGCTGTAAATGAAGAACATGCAAAACACCTTCCCATAATGAATGGAATCAAAGAAGACATCAAATCCATTGGAGTTTTAGATTCCGGAACCCTGATTTATCAAGAAGCTCTTTACAACCTTTCCACTCGCCTCAAATCCCTGCTG GGGCATTGTAAAGAGCACTTTGAGGAGGAAGAAAGGGATTTACTGCCATTGGTACAAGCCACTGAGCTGAGCAAAGAGCAACAGAAGAAAATTCTGGTTCAGTGTGTGAATACAATGCAGGGGACTCACTCACATTTGTTTAAAGTTTTCCTTGAAGGACTTCTCCCTCAGGAAGCTATGCTGTATCTCGATTTGATCACCGATGCAGTTGCCAAGAACCAACTGTCTCCATCTTACTTATGA
- the LOC123192372 gene encoding vesicle-associated membrane protein 727-like has protein sequence MSQKGLIYSFVAKGTVVLAEHTSYSGNFSTIGVQCLQRLPSNSSKYTYACDGYTFNFLLDSGFVFLLVADESVGRSVPFVFLERVKDDFNQRYGASIQNEGSHPLDDDDEDDDLFEDRFSIAYNLDREFGPILKEHMQYCMTHPEEISKLSKLKAQITEVKGIMMDNIEKVLDRGERIELLVDKTENLQFQADSFQRHGRQLRRKMWLQNLRMKLMLGGGILILILILWFIACGGFKC, from the exons ATGAGTCAGAAGGGTTTGATATACAGCTTTGTTGCTAAGGGGACTGTGGTTTTAGCAGAACACACATCGTACTCGGGAAATTTCAGTACCATAGGCGTTCAATGTTTGCAGAGATTACCTTCTAATAGCAGCAAGTATACGTATGCGTGCGATGGCTACACTTTTAACTTCTTGCTTGACTCTGGATTTG TATTTCTTCTTGTTGCTGATGAGTCGGTTGGGAGGAGTGTGCCTTTTGTGTTTCTTGAGCGAGTGAAGGATGATTTTAATCAGCGTTATGGTGCTAGTATTCAGAATGAGGGTTCTCATCCacttgatgatgatgacgagGATGATGACTTGTTTGAAGACCGATTTAGCATTGCATACAATCTTGACAGAGAATTCGG GCCAATTCTTAAGGAGCACATGCAATATTGTATGACCCACCCAGAAGAGATAAGCAAGCTTTCGAAATTAAAGGCACAAATAACTGAGGTCAAGGGGATCATGATGGACAATATCGAGAAG GTTTTGGATCGTGGGGAAAGGATTGAGCTACTAGTGGACAAAACAGAAAATTTACAGTTCCAG GCGGACAGCTTCCAGAGACATGGCCGGCAACTGCGGCGAAAAATGTGGCTGCAGAATCTCCGAATGAAACTGATGTTAGGAGGTGGAATTCTTATCCTGATCCTCATACTTTGGTTTATTGCCTGTGGAGGATTCAAGTGTTGA
- the LOC123192373 gene encoding uncharacterized protein At2g38710-like: protein MVSANREMAVYCFDTLVSHYTSQDAPPPAFDEGQHPLFVTWKKVVNGGEPRLRGCIGTLEARALINGFKDYALTSALKDRRFPPIQAKELPFLECTVSILTDYETANNYLDWEVGKHGIIIEFTDPDYNTRRSATYLPEVPAHEGWMKMETINSLIRKAGYSGIITESLLKSIQLTRYQSTLFTLQYSEYVSYVKETRGSPPAVEAKLGNS, encoded by the exons atgGTATCGGCTAACCGGGAAATGGCGGTCTACTGTTTCGACACTCTCGTGTCTCACTATACCAGCCAAGATGCTCCTCCTCCTGCCTTTGACGAGGGCCAGca CCCTTTGTTTGTGACTTGGAAGAAGGTGGTGAATGGTGGAGAGCCTCGTTTGCGTGGATGCATTGGAACCCTAGAAGCTCGTGCCTTGATTAATGGCTTTAAGGACTATGCTTTGACCAG TGCTTTGAAGGACCGCAGGTTTCCTCCTATACAGGCTAAAGAATTGCCATTCTTGGAATGTACAGTATCTATTCTGACTGATTACGAAACTGCTAACAACTATCTTGACTGGGAG GTTGGAAAGCATGGTATAATTATTGAGTTTACTGACCCTGATTATAATACAAGGCGAAGCGCCACATACCTGCCTGAGGTGCCTGCCCACGAAG GTTGGATGAAGATGGAGACAATTAACTCACTTATACGTAAAGCAGGCTATAGTGGCATCATCACTGAATCACTCCTAAAGAGTATACAACTAACCCGTTACCAGAGCACACTATTTACTTTGCAATACAGCGAATATGTCTCATACGTCAAGGAAACTAGGGGCTCACCTCCAGCTGTTGAGGCTAAGCTGGGCAACAGTTGA
- the LOC123230291 gene encoding H/ACA ribonucleoprotein complex subunit CBF5-like, which translates to MESISQDFYSNAPRPWEDPSTLQSSEEQASPESMKPTDPSSPVRDTGKEEPKDEKEDNMIKNKRKREEKKQEKHERREKHHFRDLDDKRKHGKDKEKRRKDSD; encoded by the exons ATGGAATCGATTTCTCAAG ATTTTTACAGCAATGCACCTCGCCCATGGGAAGATCCCAGTACGCTCCAATCCAGTGAGGAGCAAGCTTCACCTGAGTCAATGAAGCCTACTGATCCCAGTTCACCTGTTCGGGACACTGGAAAAGAAGAACCAAAGGATGAAAAGGAGGacaatatgattaaaaataaaagaaagcgTGAGGAGAAGAAGCAGGAGAAGCACGAAAGACGTGAGAAACACCATTTCCGTGATTTAGATGACAAAAGGAAACATGGGAAAGACAAGGAGAAAAGGAGAAAGGATTCCGACTGA